The following proteins are co-located in the Meleagris gallopavo isolate NT-WF06-2002-E0010 breed Aviagen turkey brand Nicholas breeding stock chromosome 13, Turkey_5.1, whole genome shotgun sequence genome:
- the CBFB gene encoding core-binding factor subunit beta isoform X1 translates to MILNGVCVIWKGWIDLQRLDGMGCLEFDEERAQQEDALAQQAFEEARRRTREFEDRDRSHREEMEARRQQDPSPGSNLGSGDDLKLR, encoded by the exons ATGATTCTCAATGGTGTCTGTGTAATCTGGAAAGGCTGGATAGATCTACAGAGACTGGATGGTATGGGCTGCCTGGAATTTGATGAAGAGAGAGCACAG CAGGAGGATGCATTGGCACAACAAGCATTTGAAGAAGCTCGAAGAAGAACCCGTGAATTCGAAGACAGAGACAGGTCTCATCGGGAGGAAATGGAG GCAAGAAGACAACAAGACCCTAGTCCTGGATCCAACCTAGGAAGTGGCGACGATCTCAAACTACGTTAA
- the CBFB gene encoding core-binding factor subunit beta isoform X2 gives MILNGVCVIWKGWIDLQRLDGMGCLEFDEERAQQEDALAQQAFEEARRRTREFEDRDRSHREEMEVRVSQLLSVTGKKTTRP, from the exons ATGATTCTCAATGGTGTCTGTGTAATCTGGAAAGGCTGGATAGATCTACAGAGACTGGATGGTATGGGCTGCCTGGAATTTGATGAAGAGAGAGCACAG CAGGAGGATGCATTGGCACAACAAGCATTTGAAGAAGCTCGAAGAAGAACCCGTGAATTCGAAGACAGAGACAGGTCTCATCGGGAGGAAATGGAGGTGAgggtttcacagctgctgtcagtAACTG GCAAGAAGACAACAAGACCCTAG